One genomic window of Catenulispora sp. MAP5-51 includes the following:
- a CDS encoding ferritin-like domain-containing protein → MLTAASLFGEIRDDDQSYRLFCSIAMQGESQGGWENGRIARLVPDRVLAPKVARHGADEDKHGRIFRSLLRKRGLEPVQVPPETDYTMLLERQGIGLAHERLGRDEPLTEHDVLVYLVHSRVTEQRAAEQMRLLRKIFGDDPELGRAVRMICADENNHLAYCHEELLRLSAQGHRDEIESLLRTTALAEIRVYRAVSLAVMKHMGRILEWPRWKQMVLALGSHAVYCYERLGGYRRMIVLKAPPPALRNAMGRERPSEHHRGAATPTSAST, encoded by the coding sequence ATGCTGACGGCCGCGAGCCTTTTCGGCGAGATCCGCGACGACGACCAGTCCTACCGGCTGTTCTGCAGCATCGCCATGCAGGGGGAGAGCCAGGGCGGCTGGGAGAACGGACGCATCGCCCGGCTGGTCCCCGACCGCGTCCTGGCGCCGAAGGTGGCCAGGCACGGCGCGGACGAGGACAAGCACGGCCGCATCTTCCGCAGCCTGCTGCGCAAGCGCGGGCTCGAGCCGGTCCAGGTGCCGCCCGAGACCGACTACACGATGCTCCTGGAACGGCAGGGCATCGGCCTGGCCCATGAGCGGCTGGGCCGCGACGAGCCGCTGACCGAGCACGACGTGCTCGTCTACCTCGTACACAGCCGGGTGACCGAGCAGCGCGCGGCCGAGCAGATGCGCCTGCTGCGCAAGATCTTCGGCGACGACCCGGAGCTCGGGCGTGCGGTCCGGATGATCTGTGCCGACGAGAACAACCACCTCGCGTACTGCCACGAGGAGCTGCTCCGGCTGTCCGCGCAGGGGCACCGCGACGAGATCGAGAGCCTGCTGCGCACCACCGCGCTCGCGGAGATCCGCGTCTACCGCGCGGTGAGCCTCGCGGTGATGAAGCACATGGGGCGGATTCTGGAGTGGCCGCGGTGGAAGCAGATGGTGCTCGCACTCGGTTCCCATGCCGTGTACTGCTATGAGCGGCTGGGCGGCTACCGCCGGATGATCGTGCTCAAGGCGCCGCCGCCCGCCTTGCGCAACGCGATGGGTCGGGAGCGACCTTCCGAGCACCACCGCGGTGCTGCCACGCCGACGTCGGCGAGCACGTAG
- a CDS encoding cupin domain-containing protein, which yields MSDVIGEAPRGFVLGQGEGGRLDLPDWDMAVKVGAADTGGALTVVEGVLKPGHPGPAPHVHQGHDECFVLLEGRMRFRIDAGFRTAAAGDTVFAGRGLAHGFANPFAESARYIVMLTPSGYEDYFAELAARIGELGHAPDPEWIEALMARYATRPVPAVPDLDLPATT from the coding sequence ATGAGCGATGTCATCGGAGAGGCGCCCCGCGGCTTCGTGCTCGGCCAGGGCGAAGGCGGACGGCTCGACCTCCCGGATTGGGACATGGCGGTCAAGGTCGGGGCCGCGGACACCGGTGGTGCGCTCACCGTCGTCGAGGGCGTCCTCAAACCGGGGCACCCGGGCCCGGCGCCGCATGTGCACCAGGGACACGACGAGTGTTTCGTCCTGCTTGAAGGCCGCATGCGGTTCCGGATCGATGCGGGCTTCCGGACCGCGGCGGCAGGCGACACCGTGTTCGCCGGACGCGGTCTGGCCCACGGCTTCGCCAATCCGTTCGCCGAATCGGCACGCTACATCGTCATGCTCACGCCCAGCGGCTACGAAGACTACTTCGCCGAACTGGCCGCGCGGATCGGCGAGCTCGGGCACGCGCCGGATCCGGAATGGATCGAAGCGCTGATGGCCCGCTACGCGACCCGGCCAGTGCCGGCGGTACCCGACCTGGACCTCCCGGCCACGACGTAG
- a CDS encoding LysR family transcriptional regulator yields the protein METRELRYFVAVAEELHFGRAAQRLAMAQPPLSRAIRQLERRLGVVLLHRTPRSIALTEAGSVLLREARAALAAVEAAERRTRRAAAVDGRPGVVLAAKAGAAGELLAKLLDAYAAEPGAVAVAVEVVLCGPGEQVGMLRDGRADVALLQRPFDTTAGFDTEDLYTEQQIVVLPAGHPLSGRSHVSMAEIAALPDLPRPRWPRCDGSYPDGPGPQVRNHTQLFQLIALGRACALVPESLRAELRDGHATVPVPDAPAVTTVIAWPPHSRSQAVADLVRTAIRL from the coding sequence GTGGAGACCCGGGAGCTGCGGTACTTCGTCGCCGTCGCGGAGGAGCTGCACTTCGGGCGCGCGGCGCAGCGGCTCGCGATGGCCCAGCCGCCGCTGTCGCGGGCGATCCGGCAGCTCGAACGGCGGCTCGGAGTCGTTCTGCTGCACCGAACCCCTCGGTCGATCGCCTTGACCGAGGCCGGATCGGTGCTGCTGCGGGAGGCCCGGGCCGCGCTCGCCGCGGTCGAGGCCGCCGAGCGCCGCACACGCCGCGCCGCCGCCGTCGACGGTCGGCCCGGCGTGGTGCTGGCCGCGAAGGCCGGAGCGGCCGGCGAACTGTTGGCGAAGCTGCTGGACGCCTACGCCGCCGAACCCGGCGCCGTCGCCGTCGCCGTCGAGGTGGTGCTGTGCGGGCCCGGCGAACAGGTGGGGATGCTGCGCGACGGGCGTGCCGACGTCGCCCTGCTCCAACGTCCCTTCGACACGACCGCCGGATTCGACACCGAGGACCTGTACACCGAGCAGCAGATCGTGGTCCTGCCCGCGGGGCATCCGCTCAGCGGCCGCTCCCACGTGTCGATGGCCGAGATAGCCGCTCTGCCGGACTTGCCCCGGCCGCGCTGGCCTCGATGCGACGGCAGCTATCCGGACGGCCCGGGCCCGCAGGTGCGCAACCACACCCAGCTGTTCCAACTGATCGCGCTCGGCCGGGCCTGCGCTCTCGTGCCCGAGTCGCTGCGAGCCGAGCTGCGCGACGGTCACGCCACCGTGCCGGTGCCGGACGCGCCGGCGGTCACGACCGTCATCGCCTGGCCGCCGCACAGCAGATCCCAAGCCGTCGCCGACCTCGTTCGCACCGCGATTCGCCTTTAG
- a CDS encoding SDR family NAD(P)-dependent oxidoreductase, producing the protein MSEQRIALVTGANKGIGYEIAAGLGALGWRVGVGARDQQRRDTAVEKLRAGGADAFGVALDVSDDASVAAAAELIADRAGGLDVLVNNAAITGGMPQTPATVDPATVRGVVETNVIGVIRVTNAMLPLLRASAAPRIVNMSSSVGSLTLQTTPGVDMGPVPAVYLASKTFLNAVTVQYAKELGDTSILINCGCPGFTATDLNSFQGVRTPHQGAAIAIRLATLPDDGPTGGFFDDAGPVAW; encoded by the coding sequence ATGAGCGAACAGAGGATCGCGCTGGTGACCGGCGCGAACAAGGGAATCGGCTACGAGATCGCCGCGGGCCTGGGCGCCCTCGGCTGGCGCGTCGGCGTGGGCGCACGAGACCAGCAGCGGCGCGACACCGCGGTGGAGAAGCTGCGCGCGGGAGGGGCCGACGCGTTCGGCGTCGCGCTGGACGTGTCCGACGACGCCAGCGTGGCCGCCGCGGCCGAGCTGATCGCCGACCGGGCCGGCGGGCTCGACGTCCTGGTCAACAACGCCGCGATCACCGGGGGCATGCCGCAGACACCCGCCACGGTCGATCCCGCGACGGTACGGGGCGTCGTGGAGACCAACGTGATCGGGGTCATCCGCGTCACCAACGCGATGCTGCCGCTGCTGCGCGCCTCGGCGGCACCGCGGATCGTGAACATGTCCAGCAGCGTCGGCTCGCTGACGCTGCAGACCACGCCCGGCGTCGACATGGGCCCGGTTCCGGCCGTGTACCTGGCGTCGAAGACGTTCCTGAACGCCGTCACCGTCCAATACGCCAAGGAACTGGGCGATACCAGCATCCTGATCAACTGCGGCTGTCCCGGCTTCACCGCCACCGATCTCAACAGCTTCCAGGGCGTCCGCACTCCGCACCAGGGTGCTGCGATCGCGATTCGCCTCGCGACCCTGCCCGACGACGGACCGACCGGCGGGTTCTTCGACGACGCCGGACCGGTGGCCTGGTAA
- a CDS encoding DUF6008 family protein: MPGMPGMAMGAGHHVPVLDTVGAVGLLAWAVAMWLAVAVLAFVDRRGRRAWLYKAGLTVIVIGVIGQIGHLAEHVAQAGYWIWHPEAPSWMTPWGTGLANGFQQIDPGRKTLGMEILHLVGNFIFLAGLAAVMVLTRRARATRTRWWGRMGVWMQGIHGLEHLSLTVSIWLGAKEAVGLSTWFGQLTPGPGAVTYRVWWHFWANVMGSFIFAMALWHLRRERGEIADSFRDAPVHPPVPVDALT, encoded by the coding sequence ATGCCTGGCATGCCGGGGATGGCCATGGGCGCCGGGCACCATGTGCCGGTGCTCGACACAGTGGGTGCGGTGGGGTTGCTGGCGTGGGCCGTGGCCATGTGGCTGGCGGTCGCGGTGCTGGCCTTCGTCGATCGGCGGGGTAGGCGGGCCTGGCTGTACAAGGCCGGCCTGACCGTCATCGTGATCGGCGTGATCGGCCAGATCGGGCACCTGGCCGAGCACGTCGCGCAGGCCGGCTACTGGATCTGGCATCCGGAGGCGCCGTCGTGGATGACGCCGTGGGGTACGGGTCTGGCCAACGGGTTCCAGCAGATCGACCCCGGCAGGAAGACCCTGGGCATGGAGATCCTGCATCTGGTCGGCAACTTCATCTTCCTGGCCGGCCTGGCCGCCGTCATGGTCCTGACCCGCCGTGCCCGGGCCACCCGCACCCGGTGGTGGGGAAGGATGGGCGTGTGGATGCAGGGCATCCACGGCCTGGAGCACCTGTCGCTGACCGTGTCTATCTGGCTGGGCGCCAAGGAGGCGGTCGGGCTGTCCACGTGGTTCGGTCAGCTGACCCCCGGGCCGGGGGCCGTCACGTATCGCGTGTGGTGGCATTTCTGGGCCAACGTCATGGGTTCGTTCATCTTCGCCATGGCGTTGTGGCATCTGCGCCGGGAACGGGGCGAGATCGCCGATTCGTTCCGTGACGCCCCGGTGCACCCGCCGGTGCCGGTCGACGCGCTGACCTGA
- a CDS encoding sigma-70 family RNA polymerase sigma factor, whose translation MDDRERLAERFEASRGHLQAVAFRMLGSLTDAEDAVQEAWVRLDRAGAHDAHQVENLPGWLTTVVGRICLDMLRTRKARREVAGDDDAVAAMPGDRMAEPEQETLLVESVGRAMLVVLDRLSPAERVAFVLHDMFSVPFDEIAAIVDRTPVAAKKLASRARRRIEGTPATEPGEIDVLWHRRVVESFLAAARGRDIAGLLAVLAPDAVRHADAAGLPPGVPLEVRGADAIVEETLLLTRNAMFADVVLVDGAIGLVVAPRGRMRLVLAFVLKDDRIAEYSVIADPRRLERLELAVLPPSR comes from the coding sequence ATGGACGACCGGGAGCGACTCGCCGAGCGCTTCGAGGCCAGCCGCGGCCATCTGCAGGCCGTCGCCTTCCGCATGCTCGGCTCCCTGACCGACGCCGAGGACGCCGTCCAGGAAGCCTGGGTCCGCCTCGACCGCGCCGGCGCGCACGACGCTCACCAGGTGGAGAACCTCCCGGGCTGGCTGACGACGGTCGTCGGACGCATCTGCCTGGACATGCTCCGCACCCGCAAAGCCCGCCGCGAAGTGGCCGGCGACGACGACGCCGTGGCGGCCATGCCAGGGGACCGCATGGCCGAACCGGAGCAGGAGACGCTGCTCGTGGAGTCGGTGGGCCGGGCGATGCTCGTCGTCCTGGACCGCCTCTCGCCGGCCGAGCGGGTCGCCTTCGTCCTGCACGACATGTTCTCGGTCCCGTTCGACGAGATCGCCGCGATCGTGGACCGGACCCCGGTGGCGGCCAAGAAGCTCGCCAGCCGCGCACGCCGGCGCATCGAAGGCACGCCGGCCACCGAACCGGGGGAGATCGACGTCCTGTGGCACCGCCGCGTCGTCGAGTCCTTCCTCGCCGCCGCCCGCGGCCGCGACATCGCCGGCCTGCTGGCGGTCCTGGCCCCGGACGCCGTACGCCACGCCGACGCCGCCGGCCTGCCCCCGGGCGTACCGCTGGAGGTCAGGGGAGCGGACGCGATCGTGGAGGAGACGCTGCTGCTCACCCGCAACGCGATGTTCGCCGACGTCGTGCTCGTCGACGGCGCGATCGGCCTGGTCGTCGCACCGCGCGGGCGGATGCGGCTGGTCCTGGCGTTCGTGCTGAAGGACGACAGGATCGCCGAGTACTCCGTGATCGCCGATCCGCGGCGGCTGGAGCGGCTGGAGTTGGCGGTGCTGCCGCCGTCGCGGTGA
- a CDS encoding flavodoxin family protein: MTETTRSDAFLVELVELVEPIEPVEPMEPVEPVRIAVAFHSGFGHTARQAAAVAEGAGSVAGTVVDLVTVDDPDAPALWPTLDAADAIVFGTPTYMGSPSSVFKAFAERTSKVLADDLRWRDKIAAGFTTSGGKSGDKFNTLVDLAVLAAQHGMIWVGLDLPAGWTTSTGTEHDLNRLGSWLGAMAQANADQGPDVAPPDADLRTAFRLGERIAEITGVYRRGIRAQRSAGLSTVG; encoded by the coding sequence ATGACTGAGACAACGCGATCGGACGCCTTCCTGGTCGAGCTGGTCGAGCTGGTCGAGCCGATTGAGCCGGTGGAGCCGATGGAGCCGGTCGAGCCGGTGCGCATAGCCGTCGCCTTCCACAGCGGCTTCGGGCACACCGCCCGGCAGGCCGCGGCCGTGGCCGAAGGTGCCGGGTCGGTCGCCGGGACGGTGGTGGACCTGGTGACCGTCGACGACCCCGACGCCCCCGCCCTGTGGCCCACCCTGGACGCCGCCGACGCGATCGTCTTCGGCACTCCCACCTACATGGGCAGCCCCTCCTCGGTGTTCAAGGCCTTCGCCGAACGGACCAGCAAGGTCCTGGCCGACGACCTGCGCTGGCGCGACAAGATCGCAGCCGGCTTCACCACCAGCGGCGGCAAGAGCGGCGACAAGTTCAACACCCTGGTCGACCTGGCAGTACTGGCCGCCCAGCACGGCATGATCTGGGTCGGCCTGGACCTGCCCGCCGGCTGGACCACCAGCACCGGCACCGAGCACGACCTGAACCGCCTCGGCAGCTGGCTCGGGGCGATGGCGCAGGCCAACGCCGACCAGGGGCCGGACGTCGCACCGCCGGACGCGGACCTACGGACCGCCTTCCGGTTGGGAGAGCGCATCGCGGAGATCACAGGGGTCTACCGGCGGGGAATCCGCGCGCAGCGTTCTGCGGGGCTGTCGACTGTGGGCTGA
- a CDS encoding GyrI-like domain-containing protein, whose product MTKIDLKQTLDSYQAKSGQFRVLDMPPMRYLMIDGHGDPNSSPVFAEALQALYPVAYKLKFASKLELERDYVVMPLEGLWWAEDMATFTTARDKSTWDWTMMTLVPEWITADMADAAVAKAGAKNPPPRLDDVRLESLDEGRCVQTLHLGSFDDEAETLERMHHEFIPASDLKMTGKHHEIYLSDFRKVEPAKLRTILRQPVTAE is encoded by the coding sequence ATGACGAAGATCGACCTCAAGCAGACCCTCGACTCCTACCAGGCCAAGAGCGGCCAGTTCCGCGTCCTCGACATGCCGCCGATGCGCTACCTGATGATCGACGGACACGGCGACCCCAACTCCTCGCCGGTGTTCGCCGAGGCGCTCCAGGCCCTGTATCCGGTGGCGTACAAGCTGAAGTTCGCCAGCAAACTGGAGCTGGAGCGCGACTACGTCGTCATGCCCCTGGAAGGCCTGTGGTGGGCCGAGGACATGGCGACGTTCACCACCGCCCGCGACAAGTCGACCTGGGACTGGACCATGATGACACTGGTCCCCGAGTGGATCACCGCCGACATGGCCGACGCCGCGGTGGCCAAGGCCGGTGCGAAGAACCCGCCGCCCCGCCTCGACGACGTGCGCCTGGAATCCCTGGACGAGGGACGCTGCGTGCAGACCCTGCACCTCGGATCCTTCGACGACGAAGCCGAGACCCTCGAACGCATGCACCACGAGTTCATCCCGGCATCAGACCTGAAGATGACCGGCAAGCACCACGAGATCTACCTCAGCGACTTCCGGAAGGTCGAGCCGGCGAAGCTGCGGACCATTCTGCGTCAGCCGGTCACGGCGGAGTAG
- a CDS encoding SigE family RNA polymerase sigma factor, with product MTQIDPAAGEPPDYDAEFRAFMLGRWPTLVRFAYGLTGDRGHAEDLAQVALAKAYAKWGRVRAADDPDAYVRKILINANHRRFRSPRVPERFTAAVPDLAVADRTGFLDERSALVAALMELPPKQREVVVLRYWDGFTEAQTAAILGCSVGNVKSQASRALAKLRTSAQLRDGSPA from the coding sequence TTGACCCAGATCGATCCCGCCGCGGGGGAGCCGCCGGACTATGACGCGGAGTTCCGCGCGTTCATGCTCGGCCGTTGGCCCACGCTCGTCCGGTTCGCCTACGGGCTGACCGGCGATCGCGGCCATGCCGAGGACCTCGCGCAGGTCGCTCTGGCCAAGGCCTACGCCAAGTGGGGCCGGGTGCGGGCGGCCGACGACCCGGACGCCTACGTCCGCAAGATCCTCATCAACGCCAACCATCGCCGCTTCCGCAGCCCGCGCGTTCCCGAACGCTTCACCGCCGCCGTGCCGGACCTGGCGGTCGCCGACCGGACCGGCTTCCTGGACGAGCGCTCGGCGCTGGTCGCGGCACTGATGGAGCTGCCGCCCAAGCAGCGCGAGGTGGTCGTCCTGCGCTACTGGGACGGCTTCACCGAGGCCCAGACGGCGGCCATCCTGGGCTGCTCGGTGGGCAACGTGAAGAGTCAGGCGTCGCGGGCCCTGGCCAAACTGCGGACGAGCGCACAACTGCGGGACGGGAGCCCGGCGTGA
- a CDS encoding putative PEP-binding protein, which produces MSRQNFPGQLASPGTALGVLHRIDAPPAEIRPRRADSGAPDTVAESFDAVAGQLQELALSLRASGQSDLADIVEANSYIALDKELRGAAVRRIGEGDSVTHAVSHAVHEYADMLAALEDATLAERAADVRQVGRRVLAYLSGSGAAAPDGPLVLVAHEVGAADLLEHGETVVAAASVIGGPNSHASIIARSLGIPLILGIDPAVLEHPDGTEALIDAEYSSITLYPDDDERGTALTTMDAARRRREILATERDLPSRSLDGVDIGLRANIATPVEAKAANAANAGGVGLLRTELPFLDARGWPTENQHAAVLRPILGKLAGQPVTVRTLDFADDKFPPFLADQAVDGHLGRGLPHMLADPKAFAHQFRAILTAGEACDLRVMIPMVADVGELAACKEILAAAADDLGFAPPPIGAMIELPEAVAAADELAREAAFFSIGSNDLTSQILGLDRRDPAVTPALAAHPRILAAVARTVQAAHRRGIPVSVCGDAAAHPLVIPLLIGLGCDVLSVAPAALDEVRVRIRRLDARACADAAAQALDCDRLDHVHQIVRRQCWPSMP; this is translated from the coding sequence GTGAGCCGACAGAACTTCCCCGGCCAGCTGGCCTCGCCGGGCACCGCTCTGGGCGTGCTGCACCGCATCGACGCACCGCCGGCCGAGATCCGGCCGCGCCGTGCGGACAGCGGTGCGCCCGACACCGTCGCAGAGTCCTTTGACGCCGTGGCCGGGCAGCTTCAGGAGCTGGCGTTGAGCCTGCGTGCCTCGGGGCAGAGCGACCTGGCCGACATCGTCGAGGCCAACAGTTACATCGCTCTGGACAAGGAGCTGCGTGGAGCCGCTGTCCGCAGGATCGGCGAAGGCGATTCGGTGACGCACGCCGTCTCCCACGCCGTCCACGAATACGCCGACATGCTCGCCGCGCTCGAGGACGCGACCCTCGCCGAGCGCGCGGCGGACGTCCGCCAGGTCGGACGCCGCGTCCTGGCCTACCTCTCCGGCTCCGGGGCCGCCGCGCCGGACGGCCCGCTGGTGCTGGTCGCCCACGAGGTCGGCGCCGCGGACCTGCTGGAGCACGGCGAGACGGTGGTCGCGGCGGCCTCCGTGATCGGCGGGCCGAACTCGCACGCCTCGATCATCGCGCGCTCGCTGGGCATCCCGCTGATCCTGGGTATCGACCCGGCCGTGCTGGAGCATCCGGACGGCACCGAGGCCCTCATCGACGCCGAGTACTCCAGCATCACCCTGTATCCGGACGACGACGAGCGCGGCACCGCCCTCACCACGATGGACGCCGCCCGGCGCCGCCGCGAGATCCTCGCGACCGAGCGCGATCTGCCCAGCCGGTCGCTCGACGGCGTGGACATCGGCCTGCGGGCGAACATCGCCACACCGGTCGAGGCCAAAGCCGCCAACGCCGCGAACGCCGGCGGCGTGGGTTTGCTCCGTACCGAGCTGCCCTTCCTCGACGCGCGCGGCTGGCCCACCGAGAACCAGCACGCGGCCGTTCTGCGGCCCATTCTCGGCAAGCTGGCCGGGCAGCCGGTGACCGTGCGCACGCTGGACTTCGCCGACGACAAGTTCCCGCCGTTCCTGGCCGACCAGGCCGTGGACGGGCACCTGGGCCGGGGCCTGCCGCACATGCTCGCCGACCCGAAGGCCTTCGCGCATCAGTTCCGTGCGATCCTCACCGCCGGGGAGGCGTGCGATCTGCGCGTCATGATCCCCATGGTGGCCGACGTCGGGGAACTGGCCGCTTGCAAGGAGATCCTGGCCGCGGCCGCTGACGACCTGGGGTTCGCACCGCCGCCGATCGGCGCCATGATCGAGCTCCCCGAGGCTGTCGCCGCCGCCGACGAGCTGGCCCGCGAGGCGGCGTTCTTCTCGATCGGCAGCAACGACCTGACCAGCCAGATCCTGGGGCTGGACCGGCGCGATCCGGCGGTGACCCCCGCGCTGGCCGCGCACCCCCGAATCCTGGCGGCCGTCGCCCGCACCGTGCAGGCCGCGCACCGGCGAGGCATCCCGGTATCAGTGTGCGGAGACGCAGCGGCGCACCCGCTGGTCATCCCGCTGCTGATCGGGCTCGGCTGCGACGTGCTGTCCGTGGCGCCGGCCGCGCTGGACGAGGTGCGCGTACGGATCCGGCGCCTGGACGCGCGCGCCTGCGCCGACGCCGCCGCTCAGGCGCTGGACTGCGACCGTCTCGACCATGTCCACCAGATAGTGCGCCGGCAGTGCTGGCCCTCGATGCCCTGA
- the dhaL gene encoding dihydroxyacetone kinase subunit DhaL → MDTHLTRLWMRAVATAMDLHKNRLTQVDSAIGDADHGVNMQRGFTAVVAALDGYEAENVGDVLVKTGTTLISSVGGAAGPLYGTFFRTAGKQLTAPTADGGELASALGAGLRGLQKLGAAVPGDKTMVDALMPALAAFDSEAPAAAAAKAADAAEAGMRGTIPMQARKGRASYLGARSVGHQDPGATSAALIFRALVEVLQP, encoded by the coding sequence ATGGACACTCACCTGACCCGACTGTGGATGCGGGCCGTCGCCACGGCGATGGACCTCCACAAAAATCGCCTGACCCAGGTGGATTCGGCCATCGGCGACGCCGACCACGGCGTGAACATGCAGCGCGGCTTCACCGCCGTCGTGGCCGCGCTGGACGGCTACGAAGCCGAGAACGTCGGCGACGTACTCGTCAAGACCGGGACCACGCTGATCTCCAGCGTCGGCGGCGCCGCCGGCCCGCTGTATGGCACCTTCTTCCGTACCGCGGGCAAGCAGCTGACCGCCCCGACCGCCGACGGCGGCGAGCTCGCGTCCGCGCTGGGCGCCGGCCTGCGCGGATTGCAGAAACTCGGTGCCGCCGTGCCGGGGGACAAGACCATGGTCGACGCCCTGATGCCGGCCCTGGCCGCGTTCGACTCCGAAGCGCCCGCAGCGGCAGCGGCGAAGGCCGCCGACGCCGCCGAGGCGGGCATGCGCGGGACCATCCCGATGCAGGCGCGCAAAGGCCGTGCCTCCTACCTCGGAGCCCGCAGCGTCGGCCACCAGGATCCCGGCGCCACGTCCGCCGCGCTGATTTTCCGTGCGCTGGTGGAGGTGCTTCAGCCGTGA
- the dhaK gene encoding dihydroxyacetone kinase subunit DhaK yields MKKLINSPDTVLADALAGISAAHSNQSVDTQTCVITRAGGPSVGKVALISGGGSGHEPLHGGFVGAGMLHAACPGEVFTSPVPDQMVAAAQAVNGGAGVVFIVKNYTGDVMNFQMAAELAADDGIEVATVLVDDDVAVKDSTWTAGRRGTGATVFVEKIAGAFAEQGAGLGEVAELGRRVNAASRSFAVALTACTTPAAGKPGFELAEDEMEVGVGIHGEPGRSREKLEPASAIVARSLDAIFADQPLAAGDETIVMVNGLGGTPLIELYVAYAEVAKYFAERGVRIARNLVGNYITSLDMAGVSLTVCKADEQMLALWDAPVNTPALRWGA; encoded by the coding sequence ATGAAGAAGCTGATCAATTCCCCTGACACCGTTCTGGCCGACGCCCTCGCCGGGATCTCCGCGGCCCACTCGAATCAGAGTGTGGATACGCAGACTTGCGTCATCACCCGGGCCGGCGGGCCCTCGGTGGGCAAGGTGGCGCTGATCTCCGGTGGTGGTTCGGGTCATGAGCCCCTGCATGGTGGGTTCGTCGGCGCGGGGATGTTGCATGCGGCGTGTCCGGGGGAGGTGTTCACCTCGCCGGTGCCGGATCAGATGGTGGCGGCGGCGCAGGCGGTGAACGGCGGTGCCGGGGTGGTGTTCATTGTGAAGAACTACACCGGTGATGTCATGAACTTCCAGATGGCTGCGGAGTTGGCTGCCGATGACGGTATCGAGGTGGCGACGGTTCTGGTCGATGACGATGTCGCGGTGAAGGACTCGACCTGGACGGCCGGTCGTCGCGGTACTGGTGCGACGGTGTTCGTGGAGAAGATCGCCGGGGCTTTTGCCGAGCAGGGTGCGGGCCTGGGCGAGGTGGCCGAGTTGGGTCGTCGGGTGAATGCGGCCTCGCGCAGTTTCGCGGTGGCGTTGACTGCGTGTACGACGCCTGCGGCCGGTAAGCCCGGGTTCGAGTTGGCCGAGGATGAGATGGAGGTCGGTGTCGGTATCCACGGCGAGCCCGGCCGCAGCCGGGAGAAGCTGGAGCCGGCCTCGGCGATCGTGGCCCGTTCCCTGGACGCGATCTTCGCCGATCAGCCGCTGGCTGCCGGTGACGAGACCATCGTGATGGTCAACGGCCTCGGCGGCACCCCGCTGATCGAGCTCTACGTGGCCTACGCCGAAGTCGCCAAGTACTTCGCTGAGCGCGGTGTGCGTATCGCCCGGAACCTCGTCGGCAACTACATCACCAGCCTGGACATGGCCGGCGTCTCGCTGACCGTGTGCAAGGCCGACGAGCAGATGCTCGCCCTCTGGGACGCACCGGTGAACACCCCAGCCCTGCGCTGGGGCGCCTGA
- a CDS encoding MIP/aquaporin family protein, protein MAENSFPQKLLAELIGTAVLVFIGVGSVPATLIEGGKAPFTMAELGMISFAFALAVVALVYTLGHVSGCQINPAVTLALAATGKMPWRDVPGYLAAQVAGATVGAWAIVGVLGHKAVDVGLGIASYGSGVGTGRAFLAEAIGTAILVFVVFGAAVDARAQGSFAGLAIGLAVFAIIIPVAPATGASINPARTIGPMLIGQFFGGTVHWNQLWVYLVAEVCGGVAAGFLYSLLNPKRATAPAAQSVPASAEGVPA, encoded by the coding sequence ATGGCAGAAAACTCGTTCCCCCAGAAGCTCCTGGCGGAGCTGATCGGCACCGCGGTGCTGGTCTTCATCGGTGTCGGCTCCGTGCCGGCCACCCTGATCGAGGGCGGCAAGGCCCCGTTCACCATGGCCGAACTCGGCATGATCTCCTTCGCGTTCGCCCTGGCGGTGGTCGCGCTGGTCTACACGCTCGGCCACGTCTCCGGCTGCCAGATCAACCCGGCGGTGACCCTCGCGCTGGCCGCCACCGGCAAGATGCCCTGGCGCGACGTGCCCGGGTACCTCGCCGCGCAGGTCGCCGGGGCCACCGTGGGGGCCTGGGCCATCGTCGGCGTGCTCGGGCACAAGGCGGTCGACGTCGGGCTGGGCATCGCCTCCTACGGCTCCGGCGTCGGCACCGGCCGGGCGTTCCTGGCCGAGGCCATCGGCACCGCGATCCTGGTGTTCGTGGTGTTCGGCGCGGCGGTGGACGCCCGGGCCCAGGGCTCGTTCGCGGGCCTGGCGATCGGCCTGGCGGTGTTCGCGATCATCATCCCCGTCGCCCCGGCCACCGGCGCCTCCATCAACCCGGCCCGCACCATCGGCCCGATGCTCATCGGCCAGTTCTTCGGCGGAACCGTGCACTGGAACCAGCTCTGGGTCTACCTGGTCGCAGAGGTCTGCGGCGGGGTGGCCGCCGGGTTCCTGTACAGCCTGCTGAACCCCAAGCGCGCGACGGCACCCGCCGCGCAGTCCGTCCCGGCGTCCGCCGAAGGAGTCCCGGCATGA